Within Coffea arabica cultivar ET-39 chromosome 4e, Coffea Arabica ET-39 HiFi, whole genome shotgun sequence, the genomic segment CATAAAAAAGATTCCAAGTTGCATATATAGCATCAACTTACTacgtaaaacaaaaaaaaacactcatacacacacacacacatacctCCCATTATCTCAATGCTCAAATACCTTTTCAAGACAAGCTAATCTGACCTAGAACGACCATTACAACCTTCTTATGgtcttaaaaatattaatattttaaaagtaaataataaatTCTACCTCGACAATAAAATCATAACAAAAAATTTCCAATCTAATGAAAGAAATCCTTATGTAATTATTgacattttataaaaaaatttcatggcaacaaacaaaatatgacaaatttcacatctctagttcttcttcctatttcaatcataaatttcattatttatttctctatCATTGCGAAAATAGACAACAGACAgaaaaatattttgtttttggatTTTGTAAATCTATTGCCTTAAATTTAGAATTGTCTACCAAGTAGAGGGTATTATAGGTATTTTATTAcgtcaagggaggtaagtgtaatttcttAAACTTAAGGGGAGCCGAGTGAAATTgtaagaaacctcaagggaggtttatgaaattatccctaaattaAATTTGTAGCTTTTAGGGTTAGGATttacgtattagggttttattGTGAGGGTTTAGGGATTATTGTTTTAGGGTTGGGGTTTGCAGGCAAAATTATCACAATtccatatttaaaaaaaattttgattcgCCGCCCATTTGAGGTGCGGCGaatcctttaaaaaaaattatttgattcaCCGCCCTTTTGAGGTGTGGCGAAACCttgtaaaatatatttttaaaaaatccagTCCTTTTACTTCCTTGGCgacgaaaaaaatgaaattgaaatcaattttttttttgaaacctagttttccattTGCAACGAACCTTAAAAACAAAATCAATCCTACTTTTGtgatattttcttattttaaaattattctaAGAAATTCGCCGGCATAAGCCGGATCAATAGCTTTTAGTCCAGGACACTCAAGAAGTGAAAGACCTGCCAGAAAACAAAAGTTTCCGAGACTAAATCACCAGAAAATGAaccataaaaaagaaagaaagatagaTCAGCTAATACTGCCAATAGGTAGGGGTGAGCAATTACGGTAATTACCGATTTACCGACCGAAATCGATTTCAATTTGgtaattcgaattcggtaattcggtaaTTTGATCGGTAAATCGGGGATATCATATTAGGTAAAATCGAATTAGGGttgaaaatggttttatagTTTTTCATTTCGGatttaccgaattcgaattcattTCGGTAAAACGGTAATAATTTACCGTTTTCAATTTCGAAATTCCCGAATTAAGTTACATAGGAAATAATACATTATGTCCGGATATTGGTCCAATTTCAGATTTTCAGACGCGGTGCCCTAAACTAGCTACTTTTCTCCAGTCCTCTTCATCCCCTCTTCCTCTCGTTCCTCTGCACTGCCGCGACGCCGTcccctcttcctcttcctctcgTTTCTCCTCTCCTCATTCTCCTCAGTTCTCTCCTCTGtcagtcctctcctctcctCAAGGACCTCAACTATAGAAAGCTCAAAGCTCACCCCTAGACTCTTTCTCTGTTTCCCATTCTGACCGAGGCTTCACTATTGCTGATCGAGCATCCACCATTGCTGACCGAGCATCCACCATCACCAGGACCACGGTTCGCTAATGCTGATTCCGGTGAAGGTAAGTTAAGTGCTTCACTTTGTAGATTAATAAGTTGCCATAATTTCgaaatttatttgatttgaaaCATGTGTaattttgggtttggttgaaaaaTGTTTGATTGGTGTGAAGCTGAggcttttaaaattaaatttgctactTCTTATTCAACATGAAGTTGCCAAAGTGGTGTCTGAGGAGATTGAGTTACACTGTTTTACTTTCCATCCGATTTACACTGTTTTACTTTCCATCCGATTTACACTGTTTTACTTTCCATCTGATTTACTTTCCATCTGATTCAACATGACTAAAGCATTCTGATTTACTTTCCATCTCCATTTCAATGACTAATTGATGGAGGTAAGAatcaaacaaaaggaatagcaATCAGAATTGCTCTTTTGACATTATGAGTCCCGTTTCTTGAGTTCTTGAAGATTTGCAATTAAGTCTCTTAAATCTGTACTTTCGTCTCCAATTTACATAAATAGGCATGTTGTACTGTTCTCAGGCTGCATGTTAGTCAAGACGTAGAATTCTCCATGGTTTGGTAAGCCAAGCATTTGAATGCGAGGGCTTAAATTTGGGATGATTGTGAACAATGAACCTGTATATATAGTTAGGAAAGTGTATTAATAGGTCCAAATTATGTCTTTCCTTCTAGTTTGAAAGCAGAAAAATGATAATTGTTAATCAGGAACTAATAGGCCTCCTCAACTAAATTGACCAattattattatacttgtaGCATTTCTCACGAAATAGTGATTATAAGTTTCCTCTCCATTTTCAATTTTGAGAGGAAATGTTGTCCTGAGTTGGTTCTTCAATTTCATCTAgtcttttatttcaattttattgctAACTGATTGTTGCACTAAATTGTATAATTTATTTGCtcagattttcaaaaaatttgagGTATGTCTACTACTGATGATGGTGAGAGTAATCCAAGTCGCAATGAGCTGGAACAAGAAGGATCATCTGGACCTCTTCTTCCTAGTCCTACAACACAAAGTTGTGAAGAATCTGGTCTTGTCAAGAAAAGAGGAGAGTACAAGAAGAGGTCCAAAGCTTGGGATCATTTTCATGTAAAGCATGTGAATGGAGTTCGTCATGCAATTTGTAAATACTGTGAGAAGGACATAGCTGCAGATCCCAAAAGTCATGGTACAACTCCCCTTAATACTCATGTAGCTAAATGTCCTCTAAATCCTAAAAATAAGCACACTGGCCAGGCTACTTTGTGTTTGGGTGAAACTGAAACATTAGAGGGAGAGGTTAAAGGGGCACTCATAAGTTGGAAATTTGATGCAGAAGCCATTAGAAAAAGCATAGCTGATATGGTAATTGTTGATGAGTTGCCATTTAAACATGTAGAGGGTAGAGGTTTTCAATACATGATGCGGACTGCTTGTCCATCATTTAAAATTCCTTCGAGATGGACTATTTCTAGAGATTGCTATCAGCTGTATTTAGATGAaaaaattaagttgaaacaTCTCTTGAAGAATAACAGTGGCAGAATTTGTTTAACCACAGATTCTTGGACATCCATTCAAAGGATAAACTATATGTGCCTTACTGCCCATTTCATAGATAATGAttggaaattgaacaaaaagaTCCTAAATTTCTGTCCTATTGCTAGTCACAAGGGAACTGAAGTTGGTAAGGCCATAGAAAAGTGTCTACTAGAATGGGGAGTTGATGATATCCTAACTGTTACAGTTGACAATGCAAGTTCCAATGATGTAGCTGTCAGCTATTTACGAGGAAAACTTCAAAATTGGGGGAAAGCTGTGTTAAGGGGGAAATGGACTCATGTGAGGTATGTAGCTCACATAGTGAATCTAATTGTCAATGATGGCATCAAAAAACTTGGGGATTCAGTTGATTGTATCAGGGCAGCAGTTAGATATGTTAGACAGTCACCTTCTAGATTGAAAAAATTCAAGGAGTGTgttgaaattgaaaaaactGAATGCAAAAGATTGCTCTGTTTAGATGTCTCTACTGGGTGGAATTCTACATATCTAATGCTAGACACAGCTCAAAGGTTTGAGCGGGCTTTTGAGAGGTTCGAGGAGCAGGATCCTTACATGCTTCAAGAGTTAGAAAATCTGCCAACAAAATCTGATTGGACAAAAGCTAGATTCttggtaatttttttggaaaacttttATCAGCTAACTGTGAAGGTTTCTGGTTCCAAATATGtgatttcaaataattttttcactGATATTAGTCACATTCATGGCATTTTAATTGAAATGACAGCAAGTGATAATGAAGAATTGAGTTCAATGGCAAGATCAATGAAGGAGAAATATGATAAGTATTGGGGAAAGATTGAAAAGATGAATATGCTGATTTTTATTTCCTCCATGCTTGATCCTCGAACTAAACTTGAATACCTTGAATTTGTGGTTTGCCAAATGTATGGTGAGTCCGATGGTACAACAATAGCTGGCCTTGCAAAAGATGCAATGTTTGAGTTGTTTAATGAATACAAGATGCTTAACACACCTGCCTCAAATTCTGTGTCTCATGCTTCTTCACTTTCAAGTGAATCTCAAAGGAgtaaaactacattttatggaCATGGGGATGCCTCTAAAACAATCACTGACCGGTACAAGTTGGAgtttaagaagagaaaaatggaactTGGGGGTAGGGATGCAAAATCTGAATTAGAGAAATATTTGAATGAGGATTGTGAGGAAGATGATGAGAGATTTGATATCTTGTTATGGTGGAAGGCCAATAGCCTTAGATTCCCAATCCTTTCGAAAGTTGCTCGTGATGTGTTAGCAGTCCCAATTTCTACCGTGGCCTCCGAATCTGCTTTTAGTACCGGAAGTCGTGTTCTTGATACATTTAGGAGTTCTTTGACTCCTAGAATTGTGCAAAGTTTAATATGTGCTCAAGATTGGTTTCGGTCCTCCAAGACAGAATTAAATGTAGAAGAAAATCTGGAAGAACTTGAAGCCTTCGAATCTGGTAagctatcaaaatttttattgcagaatttgaagtatttctttaTTTCTAATAATTGCCTTTATGATACTTCATGAATTTTGTTTGTTCTTGCAGAGTTGCTGAAGACTGGAACTGAATCAACTATAATTGACGCCAAGCTGTaagaaaattggagaaaattgGTACTAACTCTTAGCTGTAAGATGTGGACGCCAAGCCATTAGATGTGCGGTCATTAGCCAAACAATAAGATACGAACGGCCGCGATCTTTTGCCACACATTACATGTGCGGCTTCTCAAAATATTGTGGGACCATCATGGACCTTTTGCCTCAaagtttttagaaacaaaactTTTTACCGTCGCCGCAACCCGTTTGGATTGcgattttcttcaaaaaaattgttacgttttccgtgaacacatttttctaTCACCTTTTTAAGTtacatatattaaattattataataatttttttataaaaaattcagaaaaatgcaatccaaattgaattttttttaaaattttcatcctCCGCCGCAAATTACTTTTGCAgcaattcaacaaaataaattggttccaacttaaaacaaaaaaaagaaatttaaatcaaattttttattaaacctCATATGATATTTGCAACAACCCTTAATCTGAAAGCCAACCTTCAACAGCATCACTTTTGTGATGTTTTCTTGTTTTCGCATTATTCTGAGAAATTACCCCTAAGTTAAAAATACAATTTTAAacgctttttctttttttaaatttcaagcCATCCATGtggataaaaatgaaaatgctaaataattatataaaatttcttaAATTCACTCAAAAACAACTTACATAAAAGGAAAGATTTCTTTATTTGGTAACCTAAAAGGCACCTAATTAGCACATCAAGAAAATTAAGATGGACCCAACCTTAAAGTTTTAAACTCATAATCAACCAACCTAAATTACTAACACTTTAGCACAGAAAATGTATCCTTCCACCAAAATAATCCACCCCCTATTACAGCATCAATTACAGATTCAGGCTGATACTTTCTAGCCCTAAATCCATCCTTTAGAAAATCAACAAAAGAATAACAgaaaaatatacatcaaatttgTATGTATCAGTCGAAACTGTGTGATACTGCATAATGTGAAAGAGGTAGGGGGGCAATCtttgtcaaaaaatgaattcaaTTTCGAGAAGAAATTTCTTTGTTTATGGATTCTTGGTTAAAGAGCAGCAAAAGATTAAAACTATAATTGAATTGCATCTGAGTTTACTCGAGTCCAGGAAGCACTTCTTCCACATCTTACCCAAGAATGCTTATCAGCCATGCATGCAACAAATATCTTCAATATCCACTCAAAGTTAAGCCCGCCAATATTTTTCCATTCATAGTTTCTTTCTAGGTAGGCTCAAAGTGTACAGAGGTACAAACAACGAAGTTCATTGCGGCTAAAACATTCAGGTGAATGGCTCAGCCGGCGCGGCTGTGCCTGAGGAGTTCAAATTCTCCTTCATGGTTCTTTTACAGCCATTTCTTGAAACTTCCCACCCTTTCCAAACGGTATTGCAGCAGGGACTATGCAACTCCGGTAATGCTAAAAAACCCACAAAAATTGACGGGCAACTCGACCATCTTTGGCTTAGAGTTGGGAAAGGGTGTCCATAGACGTAATCTTGAATTAAGAAGCTTGGGTAATCAAGGTAAAGTAAGTGAAGCCAGGAAGATGTTCGATGAAATGCCGCAAAGAGATGTCGTTTCTTATGCTTCCATGATTAC encodes:
- the LOC113740766 gene encoding zinc finger BED domain-containing protein RICESLEEPER 2-like; this translates as MSTTDDGESNPSRNELEQEGSSGPLLPSPTTQSCEESGLVKKRGEYKKRSKAWDHFHVKHVNGVRHAICKYCEKDIAADPKSHGTTPLNTHVAKCPLNPKNKHTGQATLCLGETETLEGEVKGALISWKFDAEAIRKSIADMVIVDELPFKHVEGRGFQYMMRTACPSFKIPSRWTISRDCYQLYLDEKIKLKHLLKNNSGRICLTTDSWTSIQRINYMCLTAHFIDNDWKLNKKILNFCPIASHKGTEVGKAIEKCLLEWGVDDILTVTVDNASSNDVAVSYLRGKLQNWGKAVLRGKWTHVRYVAHIVNLIVNDGIKKLGDSVDCIRAAVRYVRQSPSRLKKFKECVEIEKTECKRLLCLDVSTGWNSTYLMLDTAQRFERAFERFEEQDPYMLQELENLPTKSDWTKARFLVIFLENFYQLTVKVSGSKYVISNNFFTDISHIHGILIEMTASDNEELSSMARSMKEKYDKYWGKIEKMNMLIFISSMLDPRTKLEYLEFVVCQMYGESDGTTIAGLAKDAMFELFNEYKMLNTPASNSVSHASSLSSESQRSKTTFYGHGDASKTITDRYKLEFKKRKMELGGRDAKSELEKYLNEDCEEDDERFDILLWWKANSLRFPILSKVARDVLAVPISTVASESAFSTGSRVLDTFRSSLTPRIVQSLICAQDWFRSSKTELNVEENLEELEAFESELLKTGTESTIIDAKL